The genomic region CGGAAGGAATGTCAGCACGCTGATGAGGGCGCCGGGAATGACCAGCGATCCAACAATGGCCAGTCCTCCCTGAAAATACTTGAGCAATTGAAAGAGCGACAGGAAATACCATTCGGGACGTGCGATATAGGCCGTATTCCCCGGATTGGCTTTCGGCTCAAGCGGTGCCGGTGCCGTCCAGGCCAGCCAGGCAATCACACCAAAAATCACCAGCGCCACAAACGCATCTTTAAAAAGCTGGCCAGGAAAAAAGGTCTCGGTTCGGGCGTTGGCCTGATCTTCGGAAAGATGAAAGGGTCCTGCCGGGCGCGCTTTGCGAAACAGAAACAAATGCAACCCGATGCCGCCAATCGCCAGCGCCGGGAGCAAAAACGCATGCACCATAAAAAAGCGTGACAGCGTCAGCGTCCCAAGCGTCGGCCCGCCCTGGATCACCCGTTTGATGAAATCTCCAAGCAACGGGACTTCACTGGCAATATTGACCGTCACCTGGGTGCCGAAATAGGCTTTCATATCCCACGGGAGCAAATACCCGGTGAGCGAAAAGGCCAGAATAAACTGGAGAAGACCTGCCCCAACCAGCCACACCAGTTCGCGTTTCTTCTTATAAGCTCCCCAAATGATGATCTGCAAAATGTGACACACGACCAGAATCACCATGGCACTGGCCGAGTAGTGGTGGATGCCGCGCAAAAACGCACCGCCGGTCACTTCTTTGCTGATGTATTCGACCGTTCGGTGGGCGTCTTCGGCGCTTGGCACATAGTACATGGTCAAAAACATGCCGGTCAGCAGTTGCAGCAGGAAGACAAACACCAGCGCGCTGCCAAACGTGTAGGCATAACTCGACCCACCCGGAATCGGTTCGTCGAGCGCCTCGCTCATCAAGTGGCGAAAACCGGTCCGTTCATCAATCCAGTCCAGCGCAAAGGTAAGGAGGGGATGGTTCATAAGGATTTGGGGCTGAAGTCAGTAGTTAGTAGTTGATAAGTCAGTAGTCAGTAGTTAGTAGTTGATAAGTCAGTAGTCAGTAGTCAGTAGATAAAACCCGGATCATTGAATCCGTCGAATTCTTGAAAAGAATTGTTCATAACTGACTCAGATAGAATCAAATACACTTAATAGATAATTCAAAAATCCCAACACTTGACTACTGACTACT from Acidobacteriota bacterium harbors:
- a CDS encoding cytochrome b N-terminal domain-containing protein; translated protein: MNHPLLTFALDWIDERTGFRHLMSEALDEPIPGGSSYAYTFGSALVFVFLLQLLTGMFLTMYYVPSAEDAHRTVEYISKEVTGGAFLRGIHHYSASAMVILVVCHILQIIIWGAYKKKRELVWLVGAGLLQFILAFSLTGYLLPWDMKAYFGTQVTVNIASEVPLLGDFIKRVIQGGPTLGTLTLSRFFMVHAFLLPALAIGGIGLHLFLFRKARPAGPFHLSEDQANARTETFFPGQLFKDAFVALVIFGVIAWLAWTAPAPLEPKANPGNTAYIARPEWYFLSLFQLLKYFQGGLAIVGSLVIPGALISVLTFLPFIDRSPERNPLKRPVLMSCTAAVLATIGILTLMAKSEDRATYAEEFAKQARDGQEFLKQPFRPKEIGGAPVAPAAKKPIPESFKAKCAMCHGDTGRGGPVGPNLAGISRTKEDIIGLIENPAAHAAPKMPAVTGLSLEDRTALAEWIKELQ